From the Litorilinea aerophila genome, one window contains:
- a CDS encoding nucleotidyltransferase domain-containing protein, with translation MAKIGTGASATDRAVSREQLMRQVRELLRVLRSQNLEITAAYLYGSYDSGTAGPDSDIDVAVISPDLTGDRLQDRLRLTYVATRINPRFEVIGFRPEQFRDEHPLAWEVKTRGILVQ, from the coding sequence ATGGCTAAAATCGGAACTGGAGCAAGCGCGACAGACAGGGCCGTCAGCAGAGAACAGTTGATGAGGCAGGTGCGAGAGCTGCTTCGTGTTCTGCGCTCACAAAATTTGGAAATCACGGCAGCCTATTTGTATGGATCTTACGATTCTGGCACTGCCGGACCGGACAGTGACATTGATGTAGCTGTGATTTCACCAGATCTCACCGGGGATCGCTTACAGGACCGACTTCGTCTGACCTATGTGGCAACGCGCATCAATCCTCGCTTTGAAGTGATCGGCTTTCGCCCCGAGCAGTTCCGCGATGAACATCCGCTGGCCTGGGAGGTGAAGACCCGGGGCATTTTGGTCCAGTAA